The genome window TTAATTGCATATGGTTATTTGATCCATTTGGAACCTGCCAGAATTTGCAGTTACCTTAATTCTTTCTAGTTTCTGTCCACCTGCCTCTGTCCAGTACTACCCCCTAAAGCAACTTGCTAATCATCTGGTCTTGTACTTTGCTAGGAGCACCACTCATTCAAGACTGGTAGACATCTTTACTCTGATCAGTGTGTTACCTCATTCCTTTCCCTCATTACCTTAAAGTACATCTTCTCTAGCTTCCTGTTTTCTCACAGATACTCCTATTTATCACCATTCCCTATCTAATGTCCTTCTTGATCACCATTCCTCCTCCCCAGTAATGATTCtcattctttgtttatttgactcctggggtgggtggggtggggtgtcacCTCCTACTTCTCTGAGTTCCTCTATGATGGGAAATTAATTTAAGAATATTTCTATTAATAGGTAAGTTCCTATTtcatttggtttattttctttttctgctttaagaatttcctttcttctaatCTGAGTAAATGGCACTTGCATTCCTATTCACATTTTTAGATGATGAGATGGTGGCTGCCAAAGTGTTGAGAGCACAGCAAGAAACTGTCGAGTGTGTAGCATCAACGGCTGTGACATCCTTAGGACGACTTCCCGGGGCACCTCCTTCAGGACAGATCATGGCAGCAGCTTTGGACAGCTCCGACAATCAAGGAGATGCTGCAAGGAACAAGATGAATCCATGCTCCTCCCAGGAAAGACAGTTCAGCCTGGCAGCTTTTCACCAGGAAATCCCCACGGAACAGAGTATCCTTGACTGTAATGAAAGTGAAGGAAGTCTCAGTCTGAGCTCAAATATTATACGACAGAGAATTCACACTGGGGAAAAGCTCTATGCATGCCTTgactgtgggaaagccttttgCCAGAGCTCAAAGCTGATTAGACATCAGCGAATTCATACTGGAGAGAGACCTTATGCATGTAAAGAATGTGGCAAAGCCTTCAGTTTGAGCTCAGATCTTGTTAGACATCAAAGAATTCATAGTGGTGAAAAACCCTATGAATGTTGTGAATGTGGAAGAGCGTTCAGGGGCAGCTCGGAGCTCATTAGGCATCGGAgaattcacactggagagaaaccttatgaatgtggtgaatgtggaaaagctttcAGCCGGAGCTCAGCCCTTATTCAGCATAAGAAGATTCACACTGGAGATAAAGGCTATGAATGTTTTGAATGTGGTAAGGCTTTTGGTAGGAGCTCTATCCTTATTGAACACCAACGAATTCACACTGgagaaaaaccttatgaatgtaatgaatgtggaaaatccTTCAATCAGAGCTCAGCCCTTACTCAGCACCAGAGAATCCACACCGGGGAGAagccttatgaatgcagtgaATGTAGGAAAACATTTAGGCACAGGTCAGGCCTTATGCAGCATCAGAGGACACACACCAGGGTGTAAGTCTGTGGGTAAGAGTTGTAGCATTGGGAAATGCAGAGTTCTGATGAGGGTGAGACTTCACAGAAGATAAAATTTTCCTGAGAGCAGGATTTTTGTCTTTCTAGCCCAGTTCAGTACTGTAAAAGGAGACATACAAAAAGATACTTATTGTGATAGTTGAATGGAAGAAAaaactttaagatttactttatttgaaaggcagagtgacagagggagagacagagagggagggagagagcgagagcttttttacactggtttactccccaaaaggctgggccaggctgaagccaggagcctggaactctatcctggtctcccgtgagcagcaggggccatcttccactgccttccaagtgtgtgaacagggagctggattggaagtagagcagctgggacttggactggtgctctgatgtgggatgttagtgtcacaagtggcagcttaacctgctgtactgtAACACTGGCCTCAAATGGAGGAAAATGTCTACCCAGGTCTTGCATAAAAGAATTGTAGGTATTTCCTAGAAATGCTCAACCTGTTTCTGGATAAGAACTCTTATCACTGTCCCCTCTACCCAATTCCCAACCCAAACCTAACTTCCATCGAGCACCTTCATAGTAAGTCCAGGATTGGGGCAGAGATCCCGAGAGAGCTCTCTGTAATAGGAGCCCTGCCAGCTACGGACATTGGATAGAGTTATGCAGCCATCTAAAATGTTGAATTGTCAGGTTGTGAAATGTTGAATTCTGCCTCACAGCAGCTTAATATATGTGGCAACTTAATAATACAAGGGGTGGTGATTCATTGTGCTTGCTTGCCAGTTGTCTTCTTAGCCCTGAGCTACCTACCTACTGAGATTAACTCAGGTCTttctatttattgagcacctgatATGTGTGAGCCATTTGACAGACACAGTAACTGCTGTCCCAAAGTTAAGGGCTAATGGGAGATACATATCCACTAAACAGGTAATTACAGTAAAGTGTGATATGTGGTTTTTGGGTAGGATAAATTCTGTTGAAGTACAGGGCAGGGGTACCTAATCTGGTCTATCAGTCACTAAAGACTTCCTGGGTGTGATGACATCTCACTTGATAACTAAAAGGTAGAAGTTAGCCAGCTAAAGAGCAGGGGAGAAGAGGCAGGGATTATAGCACACACAACAGCATGGAGGTGAGAGAGGATCTGGAGACATCTCTTCATCCGGACTCCTCTCCAGCAGGAATCAGTTATTAGATGCTGGCTCAGAGGCCAGGACTTGTGTTGGCTTCTCTTCCTACTTACAAGCACTGAATTGGGTACCTTATCCCAGACCCTGAGTGACCTATAAAATCTTGAGATACTCCGAATTCGTATGGAGAAAGACAGTTCAAGTgtataccaagaaaaaaaaaatacatgttggaGGATAGAGGGGCAGTGGGGACTGGAGTGTTTGTGTCCCATggtcctgtggcccaggaaatgGGAAGCTTACAGAAACAGTGACAAGGAGGTATGCCTTCCAGGCCCCACCATTCCCCATTCATGGCCCCTCACTTTCCCAGGCTTGAGACCCTAAGCAACTTCAGGGAAATAAATACTGGTTGGGTTACCCCCTCAGATTCCTCAAAACTCTACTTTTctcctaatttttattttggcaGTTTTAATTAACCCACAATTGCTGACGACAATTAATACCTATGAAAAAGTATCATTTCTGAAGACTTGGTGATCATACCTATTGTGAGTAAATGGGGAAGTGAAATGGGGAGGGATAGTCTTTGTGTCCAAAGGGTGTATAGTTCTTGCTGGGTGAGATCAATCAGATCGATCACCTTTTGTCCTATAGGTGACAGATTAATGTTTTACATATCATTTTTCTCCTGATTGTGAATTAACTGTAAATGTTGATAATGCATAAAGTGTAAATCACCTACAATTCCATTACCAGTAGAAATGTTAGTATTTTAGAGTACTTTATTAGtgttccttttttcccccaactCTAAAATTTTTGGTAAAATTCTTTAGTCAGTAATTTTTGGTAACTAGTTTTAACATTCATACTTTAACCGTTTAGTAGTAGAATGTAATACAAGATTTACTGTAATAAAATTTgagttttaaagtttttctttaaaattattcacTCAAGAACAGGGAATATAACAAAGATGAGTGAGGGGTGGGAAAGGGACTGTGGGAAGAAGTCAAGGAATTGATGTTCAGTTTCTATTCCCTGGGCCAGAAAGTGTCAGGAAACTGACAGCCAGTCTCTAGGGCTGTAAGTCACTGAGCAAAGTCACAAAATCATGGTGGCCTCTGGGGTTGAGTTGTGGAAAAACCATGGGAATGTGCAACACAGGGCCCATATCCCCTGGAATTGGGACTCTGCCCTGCTTtcagtagtggtggtggtggtgggggtgggggtcataTGTACGTTTGGAAACCTCAGCACTAACTGCTGAAAAGGAGCAAAGGCTCCTCTCCCTTAGTTGGTTCTTAATAGAAATGTGAGCTTGGCAAGACCATCATTAGATTTGCTTTAAATTTCCAATCCTGTTAGTGGTAGCTGCAGGCCATGGAAATGAGGAGAGGCACTTTGcctaaaatgcacattatctttttaaatctgCGTTAAGATCTGGTTAAGGTAGATATTGTTACCCTTTGGAATGGTGCTATACCCAGAGAAACAAGACAGCCCTGAGCAGAAGGGAAAGGCACAGATTATTTTTCTCCCAGGTAAGGgtagtaaagaaaaaaacaatttcctCGACATACACCTTGTATCAGCTCTGATGGGAACTGATCATTTACTTCAGCTCCTTTAGAGTGAAGTCTGGAAGTGACTTGCTTACAGCTGCAGAATTCATGGAAAAGAACTAAGTCATAAGTCATGACTTCAAAGTTATTGCCATTCTAAACCATAAGCCTACAGAACAACAACTTCTCTTTGCTCAGGGATTTGTAATTTATAGGCAACCTTTTCTGTATCATGTGTGCAATCACAATTAAGTTAGCTAATGACTtgagacctgggaggcacagggatGGTAAACAGGTGCTTTGCCTAGTATTTTCTCAGCTATCCTGGACTTTCACTCACTTTTTCCTCTGAGTGTTTTATAAATATAGCAGAAAAATTTGGTAAATACTGAAAAGCACAAGAAATTGCCTGTAACTTCACACCAAGATAACCAATATAGCGCCTTGAGATAATAATTTCCAGTATTTTTAATGTATAAGTATATAATTTACATGTGATATTATACAGTGTTTTAATGTATTTAGCAATATACCATGACTACTTCATTTGATATTAATTAACATCAGTTTTAACAGCTTTTAAGACTGTACATTCATGATGGTTTCTGAAGTATACATTTCTAGGTAGATTTCAAAGTCAAAAGGCAATGCTTAAGGCTTCTGGTATTGACTGCCAGAGATCATACTGATTCCCATAATCACCAGCAGCACTGAGTTCCTATTTCCCTGAATCTTTAATGGTTTTATACAGAAAAGAAGTACCAGCTCACTCAAGTCTTGCTTTAACATGAGGTTTAGCTACCTCACTGTCTACTGGTACTTAACCTTTTATGACTTGCTATTTAAATACTAGATTTTCTATTTCTCACAGGGAGACAGTGTAGAGAAATGGCTCTACAGGAAGGTTCTGGATTCCTGTTGCCTGGGTTCAAAGCCTGACCTCACTGTCGCTTATTAGCTATATGATCTTTAGCCTTCATGTCCTTATTTGCAAAATATGGGCTTGACTGAGAAGGAATACCTACAACAAAGCCCAATCCAGCACCTATTACATTTCTCACTGATATATGTAAGTGCTCTGTATGGATATTTCTCTTGTGCAATTTATCAATTCCTAACATCCTACCTTTTTCAGTTTAGGTCATTCTTTGtggacaagaaagaaaataagctcTTACCATGTATTGTCACATGTACCATCTTTCCCAAATGATTTCACCTTCTTTTTTCAGTCTCCTCCAAAACTTGGGCATTTAGCCCTCCTGCTTTGCAAAGGTTAGCACATGCCTACCTATGCATGCCCCAATATGAGCATTACTTTTCTTTGCTACTTTTAACCCTCATGGAAATTCCTTTTCTATGCACAAGattctagatttttatttatttatttattttttggtaaggTGTGTTATTCCTCTAACCTATTAGGTCTTTTGAATGACATCTTTCTGGGTAACTTGTAAAACTCCATTGCGTACCACATACCAGCCTACTGTTCTTCCTGGGTCCCTCAGAAGAGGGGAAGTCTTGATGACCATGACTGTTACTTTCTATCATTTCCCTTTGGCATTGTCTTTCATAAAGTTTGCAGATGACATTGTGAAATACAGCTAACAAAGGCAAAACTAAACATGTGCAAGGTGCCTGGACAGAAGTCACAGACCCAGCAACTGACACGTATTTTCTTGAGCACCTGAACCCAAAGGAGTGTATCAGGAACAGTGAGGATACAGCCCCTGAAAATAAATGCTATGGGAGCTTCTGACTCAGATCCTTGGGGACTCAGAGGAATTTGATAATAGCTCTGTACTGTCATTTCTGGGAGACAGATAACAATCTATCAGACTAGACTCTTCAAGTCTAGGCTGGGCTCCCTCCCACCACTACAGGCATGCAAGCTCTAGCTTAGCTTATGTGCTGGAGAATGAAACCACGTATTAGCCCCTTCCCTTTGGTCACATGGATCAAAACAAAGCTCCCCAATGTCCTGTGGTCTAAGCGCTGTAGGATCTGTCTATAAATAGATTTCTCCATGGGTTATTTTGCTATAGGCACTAATTAAGACTCTGGCTACACCTGTGCTCTTAGAACCATGAGGCCACTTCAAAAGACACTGAATAGAAACATTCTATACTTTCTTCCTGCTGTTTGTTGCTTTCTTTACTGGGATTATTGTTCCTGGGCATAGCTCTCTGGCTCCTATTCATATTTCAGATAATTTCCCCATTTCCTTTTCTGAGGATGAGTTGGGGGACTGCTTATAGTCACACAGCTGTGACCAGACCACAGTGTCACTACCTGATCTATGCTTTGCCTATTAACTATAGAAATTATGTCCTATTTTGCACTGCGTCCCTTGTTCCACCAAAGCAGGTACTAACTAAATAACTTGGATAAATTTATATCCTTTCTTCTCATGCCTATCTTATTTCTGACCTGCCCTGGACATAAGCCATTGGTGAGACCATTTCCCAAACTTTCTTGCTGTCTTCATACTATTCTTAATTGGGCcggtcaaattttttaaaattttgagacaAAAAGCCCTTCATGCCGTCTACACCAGTCCTCAAACCTGGCACACTGGCAGTCAGATGTAGTGACACTGCCTGGGTTGCTATACACTTTTCATGACATTCTCACAGAACATGAGGTTTCAATGTTACATTCCCACTTTTTGTACTTCCTGAGTACTCCCACTGGTAAGAACAAAGCTGGAAGGAATTATTCTCTGGCTTTCTGATTAGTCGCAGGAAAAGCTTTCAAGGGACAACTGGTACTAGCATTGGGAAGCGCCGTGCAAAGCTGTTAGACTGACTCCAGACCTAGTACTTTACAGCCTTTAGAGAGTCTTAATCCAAAGTAAACCCTTTTGACTAACAATGATAAAAATCTGAATGGAGTATTTACAATATTCACTCTATTTGCGAGTTACTTTACAGTGTGGACTCTCTGATGGCGCAGCAGGACTGATCTGTGCCTGAAAGcctttccacattcattacatatGTAAGCTTCGTCTCCAGAATGGGTTCTCTGATgctggcccagggctgagctCCTTTTGAAGGTTTTGCCACATTCATTACATTGATAGGGTTCCTCTCCactatgaattctctgatgtctgaTGAGGTTTGAGCTCAAactgaaggcttttccacattcatggCATTCATAGGGCTTCTCTCCACTATGTATTCTCTGATGGGTAATCAGCTCTGAGCTCTGCCTGAAAGCTTTCCCGCACTCATTACATTCATAGGGTCTCTCACCTGTATGAATGCGCTGATGTCTAATAAGCTTTGAGCTCTGGCTAAATGTTTTCCCACACTCGTTACACTCATAGGGTTTCTCGCCAGTGTGAATTCTTTGATGTATAATGAGATATGAACTTTGACTGAATGCTTTGCCACACTCATTACACTTACAAGCTTTCTCACCAGTATGAATTTTCCGATGTCTAATGAGGGCTGAGCTCTGattgaaggctttcccacactcactACATTCATATGCTTTCTCACCACTATGAATTCTCTGGTGAATAATGAGATATGACCTCAAACTAAAGGCCTTCCCACACTGGTTACATTTATAAGGTTTTTCTCCAGTATGGATTCTCTGATGTTGTGTTAGAGAGGAATGCTGCTTGAAGCTGTGCCCACATACATCACATCTGTGAGGTCTCTCTTCTATAGGAACTTTCTGACATGTCATGGAGTTTGTACTTAGAATCACACATCTTTGAGGGTCATCATGATAGTCTCTCTTCCCTGGAGATTTGTGTGTGAAGAACATTTGACTAAAACTGCTTCCTTGGGAAGGGAGCCTTCTTAACTTTTCTCCTAACGCACTTTCATGCTGCCACTCTAAACTGCTTTCATGCTCACTAATTCCTTCAAATGAAGGTTCCAGAGGAAGTCCCTGTGGTTTTCCTCCTGAAACGTCCTCTTCTCTTGCTGCCACGTTCTCACAATCTGAAATGATAAACAGCAAAAAAAGAGAATTTACATTTCTTCAGTTACTCTGGGTACTCTATATATAGATTAGAGAACATACACACCTCTACCTACAAAATGTCACCGTCCACATGTATCTTTTCTTTAACTGGTCAAAACagtcttccttcttttctaatgCTAAAGCCTAGATCTACACTTTGGGCTTTCACTCTTGTTGCTTGAGACTTCAGTTGATCAATTAACCACTAattctttcccattctttttcAACCTCCTTCTGGACTGACTTTGTTCATCAGCATTTCAAAAAGCTTAAgtctttcttactttttaaatcaaGCTCTGTCTACTCATCTCCTTCAAGCAACCTTGCTCATTCCATTCACAGTAAAATTTCTTGAAGGGGCTGTCTGtgtttatctccattttacaacaTGGTTTCTGCCTTACCCCTAAACCTCACCACCACCACTTCAACTTCTCATCAGGGTCATCAACTTCACAGCAGTAGGTACTTTCTAGATCTTAGTTGGCCTTTCTGTAACATGGAAGCCACACCTTCCTttgggagccaggttcttccaGTCCTATTAGCCTAATTTCTGTGGTTGTTCCTTAGGTCCTAGGGTTAGTCACTCAACATTAGTGCTTCTCCAAATTCTGTTCTGGGCTTTCACGTATTCCCATTCTGCAAACTTTTTGCACCACTGGGCTTCAATTACTACTTATATTGTAAGCTAATGTCTCCCCAGATCGTCAATTCTATCAAGCTCTAGACTACTCTCATTTTCAGTTGCTAACTGGGCATATTATTTGTGAGTATTTCACAAGCACCAAAATGGCCCATCAGATGTGCATGTGTTTTTCTTCCCTATGTTTTACCATTTACAGGAATAGCCATTAATAAGCAGGTTGCTCAAGACTGGAACTTGAGTATAATCCTCAACTCTCCCTCGCACACCACCTCACACCCTATCTTTAACAGTTACCAAAGTCTGCAGTGCAATTTAAACACTAAGCAGGGGTCAGCTTTGATCTACCCATAACATGTATTCACTTTGTCCACCTAGATCACAACAGTCCCTAAAAGTGCTCTACACCTGACTTCCCTAAACACTAAGCAGGGGTCAGCTTTGATCTACCCATAACATGTATTCACTTTGTCCACCTAGATCACAACAGTCCCTAAAAGTGCTCTACACCTGACTTCCCCAAATCTATTTGCTACTCTGTAGCTAAGTTCTAAGCCACAAACCCAATCATGTCACTCCCTTGTCCAAAGCTCTTCAACTGTACCCCACTGTACAAACCCATTAGCATGACATACAGCTTAGGTCCCATTTTCTACTCTAATTCATTCTGTATCATCCCTTTCCTCTCAATTCTCTGCACAAGCCAAACTGAACTACCTACAGTTTCCAGAGTGGGTTGCATTCTCTCACCTTCAAGACTTTGTGGCCTTTGCCTAGGTGGCTGATACTCTAACTTATTTACCTGGCTTTCTCCCACTCACAGTTTTGACTCTTAGCTTCTAAGTTTCTTCATCTAGGAAGCATTCCTTCAACCTTTAAGATTCAGTTAGGTGCTGTTGTATGTCCTGCCATAGTATCCAATGTTTACTTTCATTCAAAAATTTACTACAGCATAATGCATTGTTTTTTGGCCTGTCCACCACCCACCAAGATTTGAAAGCTCCTCAAAGACAGAGACCAAGTGCCTACAATAGTACCAGGGATGTCTTAATAGGATACAGTTATAAAATGACAGACTAAGTAAATGGATGACAGGTAAAATGACGCAAGGAGGGCTAAGTGCCCTTCATGAGAAATGCTGAATACAAAGATGCTAACGTGGGCACCTCTGGTTTAGAAACAGCAAAGGTAATGTTCACATGTGTCAAGTTTGTAAAATGCAAGTAATTCTGCATCCTCAAAACCAGAGACCTAACTGACAGGAGTTCCCAGATAAGTTTCTGTTCCTCACCACTCTTAGGGGAAAGGCAAGGTTTCCAGGATTTCAGCTGTTTCTTTAAAGGCTGGAGTTGAACGTTTGTTGGTTCCTGGGATGCTCCAAGGTATGTCAAATCCTTCCATGGCACTGCTGGTCCCTGTGGACTTGCTGAGACCTGAAATTAGTAAAATACAATTAGGTCTGTGAGAAAACCCCTAAGGAAAGTGCTTAGTAAAATTCTCAAATAGGTCAATGAGGGCATCTCCAGGGATAAAGGAGACAGGCATGGCCCTGTATGGTTATGGTTTGGTGGAGACATACAAAATTTTATCCTACTATTCTACCACATGGTCCAGGTTTAAACTCCTTTCCCCACAGCCCGTCATTTCTCTGTTCCTACCTGCTGTCCTGGATCATCAAACTCCCTCTCCAAATCCTCCAAGAGGGTCACGGCTTCCTCGCTGCTTTTTGGATTATGTTGCTCAACCCAGATCTGCAGCTCCTCAGGCAGGATGCTCAGGAACTGCTCCAGCACCAGCAGCTCCAGGATCTGCTCCTTGGAGTGCACCTCCGGCCTCAGCCACTGACAGCACAGCTCCTGGAGTCTGGCCAGAGCCTCCCGGGGCCCAGGGGACTCGTGGTAGCAAAATTTTCTGAATTGTTGGCGAAACAACTCTTGGCAAGACTGAATACTCCCATTTGGTTTAAATTTCTGACCCCAAgagaggccatcttctactttcacTAATATTAGTCCTTGTTCCTGAGGATCCTGAGGCATCTGGGTTGAAACTGCTCTGGATTCCACAGCCATCTGGACTGGAACGACTCAGCAGACAGCTCTGTAAAACTGGGTGCTATGCTTCAGAGTTTGAGTAATTTCTTCTTTCCTGAGGATATATAAGCACTGTTAACTTATGGCAGGgggaaaaaatctaaaaatttgtGATAATAAAGGTCAGTCACTTCAGAAACATACTGAAGGGAGCAAGTTTGAGATTATATAACTAAAACCACCACCAAACGATAAAGCCAAAAACCGATTCACATCCTTCAGTGTCTCCCATTATGTAGAGTTCCTACTACTAAGAAGAAATGACTTTAGAAGCCAGAGAATGAAGTATTAAAATGAATCAGATAGTGAGGAAACGATGTACTTTTCAGTACTCTTTGAATCCTGTTACATCAAAGAGGTGGGGCATCACTTCTTGCCTGGCCTTAAAAAGAATGTAACATTAAAATACAGGCCTCCAAATAACTCAGACCTCCAAAATAACAGTATCTAGGTAAATTTAATAATGCTGACTTAAAATGTAGTTTTAGCTACCTTCTATCTTAGCAGGTAATGCTTTCACTAAAGGTagtaataaaactataaaatcacatgaattgatttaaataaacatattagGGAATATTGCCATTTGATCACATTTGGTATTCATTGAAGTTCTTCAACAATGAGGCACTTAAAACAGGCTGTCCGAACTGCGCGTTAGGTTAAAACGGTTTTTGCTCCTTAATGAGCCTATAGAGGAATTAAGAAGtatctgaaaatttttttcatagacACCAAAGAAGTAAAAAGATCTACCACATTTCCAGAAAGCTTAAACTATACTGGGCGctaactattttaaaaacaaagactggTCATGGACATTATACTTTTTACATTCTGATTTGGGGTTGGGAGACAACTCAGGAGTGTCGCCCTTGAGTTAGGACAGCTCGGCAACACTGAATCCGAAGACTACGGGTAACTTCAGGGATTAATTAGAATACCTAGGCTGCCCGTCTGTGGCCAGCCCTTCTATTTTTATGTCCCCGCTTAAACCAGAGAGTCTGCAAAGACGCGGGGTGAGGGCAAACTGCGCTTTCCGCTGGGACAGCAGGGGCTTCAGTGCCGGCCTCTGCGTCCCCAACACGTTCCTAGGCGCCGCCGGGCCAGGGGCCGCGACCCGGGGACGAGCAACCTGAAGAGCGGGGTTCTTCCAGCCCCTGGCCACCCCGTCCTCCCTCCGCCTCA of Oryctolagus cuniculus chromosome 10, mOryCun1.1, whole genome shotgun sequence contains these proteins:
- the LOC138842975 gene encoding zinc finger and SCAN domain-containing protein 30-like isoform X2, producing MSGEATQVACHAPKEQEGLRVVKVEEEKYVWEQDFDVQENAWSQETFRQRFRRFGYSDSAGPREALSRLRELCCQWLRPEVHSKEQMLELLVLEQFLAILPEELQAWVRAHQPASGEEAVTVLEELEKELDEPRQQDTACGQEIWKEMTAVGAVKSLSSPRQASDHQGRREPQEPQAFRLKVLRAQQETVECVASTAVTSLGRLPGAPPSGQIMAAALDSSDNQGDAARNKMNPCSSQERQFSLAAFHQEIPTEQSILDCNESEGSLSLSSNIIRQRIHTGEKLYACLDCGKAFCQSSKLIRHQRIHTGERPYACKECGKAFSLSSDLVRHQRIHSGEKPYECCECGRAFRGSSELIRHRRIHTGEKPYECGECGKAFSRSSALIQHKKIHTGDKGYECFECGKAFGRSSILIEHQRIHTGEKPYECNECGKSFNQSSALTQHQRIHTGEKPYECSECRKTFRHRSGLMQHQRTHTRV
- the LOC138842975 gene encoding zinc finger and SCAN domain-containing protein 30-like isoform X1 encodes the protein MSGEATQVACHAPKEQEGLRVVKVEEEKYVWEQDFDVQENAWSQETFRQRFRRFGYSDSAGPREALSRLRELCCQWLRPEVHSKEQMLELLVLEQFLAILPEELQAWVRAHQPASGEEAVTVLEELEKELDEPRQQDTACGQEIWKEMTAVGAVKSLSSPRQASDHQGRREPQEPQAFRLKDDEMVAAKVLRAQQETVECVASTAVTSLGRLPGAPPSGQIMAAALDSSDNQGDAARNKMNPCSSQERQFSLAAFHQEIPTEQSILDCNESEGSLSLSSNIIRQRIHTGEKLYACLDCGKAFCQSSKLIRHQRIHTGERPYACKECGKAFSLSSDLVRHQRIHSGEKPYECCECGRAFRGSSELIRHRRIHTGEKPYECGECGKAFSRSSALIQHKKIHTGDKGYECFECGKAFGRSSILIEHQRIHTGEKPYECNECGKSFNQSSALTQHQRIHTGEKPYECSECRKTFRHRSGLMQHQRTHTRV
- the LOC138842975 gene encoding zinc finger and SCAN domain-containing protein 30-like isoform X3, translating into MSGEATQVACHAPKEQEGLRVVKVEEEKYVWEQDFDVQENAWSQETFRQRFRRFGYSDSAGPREALSRLRELCCQWLRPEVHSKEQMLELLVLEQFLAILPEELQAWVRAHQPASGEEAVTVLEELEKELDEPRQQDTACGQEIWKEMTAVGAVKSLSSPRQASDHQGRREPQEPQAFRLKDDEMVAAKVLRAQQETVECVASTAVTSLGRLPGAPPSGQIMAAALDSSDNQGDAARNKMNPCSSQERQFSLAAFHQEIPTEQSILDCNESEGSLSLSSNIIRQRIHTGEKLYACLDCGKAFCQSSKLIRHQRIHTGERPYACKECGKAFSLSSDLVRHQRIHSGEKPYECCECGRAFRGSSELIRHRRIHTGEKPYECGECGKAFSRSSALIQHKKIHTGDKGYECFECVLINPQLLTTINTYEKVSFLKTW
- the LOC138842975 gene encoding zinc finger and SCAN domain-containing protein 30-like isoform X4, giving the protein MSGEATQVACHAPKEQEGLRVVKVEEEKYVWEQDFDVQENAWSQETFRQRFRRFGYSDSAGPREALSRLRELCCQWLRPEVHSKEQMLELLVLEQFLAILPEELQAWVRAHQPASGEEAVTVLEELEKELDEPRQQDTACGQEIWKEMTAVGAVKSLSSPRQASDHQGRREPQEPQAFRLKVLRAQQETVECVASTAVTSLGRLPGAPPSGQIMAAALDSSDNQGDAARNKMNPCSSQERQFSLAAFHQEIPTEQSILDCNESEGSLSLSSNIIRQRIHTGEKLYACLDCGKAFCQSSKLIRHQRIHTGERPYACKECGKAFSLSSDLVRHQRIHSGEKPYECCECGRAFRGSSELIRHRRIHTGEKPYECGECGKAFSRSSALIQHKKIHTGDKGYECFECVLINPQLLTTINTYEKVSFLKTW
- the LOC138842975 gene encoding zinc finger and SCAN domain-containing protein 30-like isoform X5; protein product: MSGEATQVACHAPKEQEGLRVVKVEEEKYVWEQDFDVQENAWSQETFRQRFRRFGYSDSAGPREALSRLRELCCQWLRPEVHSKEQMLELLVLEQFLAILPEELQAWVRAHQPASGEEAVTVLEELEKELDEPRQQDTACGQEIWKEMTAVGAVKSLSSPRQASDHQGRREPQEPQAFRLKDDEMVAAKVLRAQQETVECVASTAVTSLGRLPGAPPSGQIMAAALDSSDNQGDAARNKMNPCSSQERQFSLAAFHQEIPTEQSILDCNESEGSLSLSSNIIRQRIHTGEKLYACLDCGKAFCQSSKLIRHQRIHTGERPYACKECGKAFSLSSDLVRHQRIHSGEKPYECCECGRAFRGSSELIRHRRIHTGEKPYECGECGKAFSRSSALIQHKKIHTGDKGYECFECGQY
- the LOC138842975 gene encoding zinc finger and SCAN domain-containing protein 30-like isoform X6, encoding MTAVGAVKSLSSPRQASDHQGRREPQEPQAFRLKDDEMVAAKVLRAQQETVECVASTAVTSLGRLPGAPPSGQIMAAALDSSDNQGDAARNKMNPCSSQERQFSLAAFHQEIPTEQSILDCNESEGSLSLSSNIIRQRIHTGEKLYACLDCGKAFCQSSKLIRHQRIHTGERPYACKECGKAFSLSSDLVRHQRIHSGEKPYECCECGRAFRGSSELIRHRRIHTGEKPYECGECGKAFSRSSALIQHKKIHTGDKGYECFECGKAFGRSSILIEHQRIHTGEKPYECNECGKSFNQSSALTQHQRIHTGEKPYECSECRKTFRHRSGLMQHQRTHTRV
- the LOC138842975 gene encoding zinc finger and SCAN domain-containing protein 30-like isoform X7, which codes for MVAAKVLRAQQETVECVASTAVTSLGRLPGAPPSGQIMAAALDSSDNQGDAARNKMNPCSSQERQFSLAAFHQEIPTEQSILDCNESEGSLSLSSNIIRQRIHTGEKLYACLDCGKAFCQSSKLIRHQRIHTGERPYACKECGKAFSLSSDLVRHQRIHSGEKPYECCECGRAFRGSSELIRHRRIHTGEKPYECGECGKAFSRSSALIQHKKIHTGDKGYECFECGKAFGRSSILIEHQRIHTGEKPYECNECGKSFNQSSALTQHQRIHTGEKPYECSECRKTFRHRSGLMQHQRTHTRV